Proteins from a genomic interval of Cucumis melo cultivar AY chromosome 7, USDA_Cmelo_AY_1.0, whole genome shotgun sequence:
- the LOC127150302 gene encoding putative cytochrome c biosynthesis ccmC-like mitochondrial protein: MKSYSLLCGGFLITYFDNPSSSTYFDNPSSSEDSFALQVLSEPWPVTLNTHALTAMAIDLSLRVAPLDLQQGGNSRILYVHVPAAWMSILLYIATTINTFFFLLTKHPLFLRSSRTGTEMGAFFTLLTLVTGGFRGRPMWGTFWVWDARLTSVFISFLIYLGALRFQKLPVEPAIISICLGSIDIPIIKFSVNWWNTLHQPGSISGSGTSIHVPMPIPILSNFANFPLATRIFFVLETRLPIPFFLESHFTEETSAFYAKMTSVDSKNPMER, from the exons atGAAAAG TTATAGTCTTTTGTGTGGGGGCTTTCTTATCACTTATTTTGATAATCCTTCTTCTTCGACTTATTTTGATAATCCTTCTTCTTCGGAGGATTCCTTCGCCCTCCAGGTCCTCTCAGAACCTTGGCCCGTGACTCTAAATACCCATGCCTTAACAGCGATGGCTATTGATTTAAGTCTTCGGGTAGCACCACTAGATCTTCAACAAGGTGGAAATTCTCGTATTCTATATGTACATGTTCCTGCGGCTTGGATGAGTATTCTTCTTTATATCGCTACGACTATCAACACTTTCTTCTTCCTATTAACAAAACATCCCCTTTTTCTTCGCTCTTCCAGAACCGGTACAGAAATGGGTGCTTTTTTTACCTTGTTGACTTTAGTGACTGGGGGGTTTCGGGGAAGACCTATGTGGGGCACCTTTTGGGTGTGGGATGCTCGTTTAACCTCTGTATTCATCTCGTTCCTTATTTACCTGGGTGCACTACGTTTTCAAAAGCTTCCTGTCGAACCGGCTATTATTTCAATCTGTCTTGGATCGATCGATATACCAATAATCAAGTTTTCAGTCAACTGGTGGAATACATTGCATCAACCTGGGAGCATTAGCGGATCTGGTACATCAATACATGTTCCTATGCCCATTCCAATCTTGTCCAACTTTGCTAACTTTCCTTTAGCAACCCGTATCTTCTTCGTTTTGGAAACACGTCTTCCTATTCCATTTTTTCTCGAATCTCATTTCACGGAAGAAACCTCAGCTTTTTATGCTAAAATGACATCAGTAGACTCAAAGAATCCCATGGAGCGGTAA